A single window of Nasonia vitripennis strain AsymCx chromosome 4, Nvit_psr_1.1, whole genome shotgun sequence DNA harbors:
- the LOC107981074 gene encoding uncharacterized protein LOC107981074 — protein MIDFVNYTYFDEDTFDIAMNYQSESQNVVSMRIDIIQDLPQNIHLKCVLWGYASGQYNVPTGIEMDLDVCDNQFKDYFFNVILTKMNLDKECPAKKGTYENEGFDPEISGFPMYLPSGFRLLLQASIYSGNISLIKTKAYLVVV, from the exons ATGATTGACTTTGTAAACTATACTTATTTCGATGAAGATACTTTTGATATTGCCATGAATTATCAGAGTGAATCACAAAATGTTGTGTCTATGAGAATAGATATTATTCAAGATTTACCACAAAATATACAC TTGAAATGCGTTCTCTGGGGATACGCTTCAGGTCAGTATAATGTTCCAACCGGAATAGAGATGGATTTGGATGTATGCGACAATCAatttaaagattattttttcaatgttatattaacaaaaatgaatttggACAAAGAGTGCCCGGCCAAAAAG GGAACATACGAGAATGAAGGTTTTGATCCCGAGATTAGTGGCTTTCCGATGTACCTGCCATCAGGCTTTCGTTTACTTCTCCAAGCTAGTATATATTCTGGAAATataagtttgataaaaaccaaagcttaTTTGGTAGTGGTTTAG